The following proteins come from a genomic window of Rhodothermales bacterium:
- a CDS encoding phosphoglycerate kinase — protein sequence MSWKTLGDLDLNGKRVLMRVDFNVPLDDDGQVGDDTRIRGALPSIRYILEHGGTPVLMTHLGRPKGAPDPAYTVAPVAERLSVLLDAPVVLAPATVGADVEAVLDATGPGEVVMLENTRFNAGETTNDAAFSAQLARLGDVYVNDAFGAAHRAHASTEGVARLLGERAAGFLMDRELATLTRITNNPEKPFVAIVGGAKVSDKIGVIRALLGTADALLIGGAMAYTFLKAQGKETGTSLVEDDRLDLARELLEEAGERLHLPVDHVCAKEFKADAPATVVEGAIPADQMGLDIGPATRTAYTKVILGARTVVWNGPMGVFEMDAFASGTHAIADALVEATRKGAFTVVGGGDSVAAITGAGLEDEVSHVSTGGGAMLELLEGQTLPGVAVLEP from the coding sequence ATGAGCTGGAAAACGCTGGGCGACCTTGACCTGAACGGGAAACGCGTCCTCATGCGCGTGGACTTCAACGTCCCGCTTGACGATGACGGCCAGGTGGGCGACGATACGCGGATCCGCGGGGCGCTGCCCAGCATCCGCTACATCCTGGAGCACGGCGGCACACCGGTACTCATGACGCATTTGGGGCGCCCGAAAGGGGCGCCGGACCCCGCCTACACCGTGGCACCCGTAGCCGAGCGGCTGTCGGTCCTGCTGGATGCGCCGGTGGTGCTGGCTCCCGCCACCGTCGGTGCCGACGTGGAAGCCGTCCTGGACGCGACCGGTCCGGGCGAGGTGGTCATGCTGGAGAACACCCGGTTCAACGCCGGCGAGACGACCAACGACGCTGCGTTCAGCGCACAGTTGGCGCGGCTCGGGGATGTCTACGTCAATGACGCGTTCGGTGCGGCTCACCGCGCGCACGCATCCACCGAAGGCGTGGCCCGGTTGCTGGGCGAACGGGCGGCCGGATTCCTGATGGATCGCGAACTGGCCACCTTGACGCGCATCACCAATAATCCGGAGAAACCGTTCGTGGCCATTGTGGGCGGCGCCAAGGTCTCCGACAAGATCGGCGTCATCCGCGCGCTGCTCGGCACGGCCGACGCCCTCCTGATAGGCGGTGCCATGGCCTATACGTTCCTCAAGGCCCAGGGAAAGGAAACCGGCACATCCCTGGTCGAAGACGATCGGCTGGATCTGGCCCGGGAACTGCTGGAGGAGGCCGGAGAGCGGTTGCATCTGCCGGTGGATCACGTGTGCGCCAAGGAATTCAAGGCCGACGCGCCGGCGACCGTGGTCGAGGGCGCCATCCCCGCGGACCAGATGGGGCTCGATATTGGGCCTGCGACGCGGACAGCCTATACGAAGGTCATCCTGGGCGCCCGGACGGTCGTCTGGAACGGGCCGATGGGGGTATTCGAAATGGATGCCTTCGCGTCCGGGACGCACGCCATTGCAGATGCCCTGGTCGAAGCCACCCGGAAGGGAGCATTCACCGTAGTCGGCGGCGGGGATTCCGTGGCGGCCATCACCGGTGCTGGCCTGGAAGATGAAGTCAGCCACGTGTCCACGGGCGGCGGTGCCATGCTTGAATTGCTGGAGGGTCAGACGCTTCCGGGCGTCGCGGTATTGGAGCCATGA
- a CDS encoding tetratricopeptide repeat protein, with translation MSTLKPTRKVSRRHELREDTVVTLYARAIDIYENQRNLVYGAIGGIVLIALVIVGLAWNSSVRNEAALSEMAFAVDRYEDGAYRAALDGDITFTGLIDIAEEYGGTPSGNLATFYAADALYRVGDHDRALEYFRKYDKSADYLGASALAGEAAILEMRGEHETAGDLYLRAARMFESSISTPNYLMDAGRAFTAAGETDQAARAYQEIKSDWPESTAAQNIDFYLAAVAAGN, from the coding sequence ATGTCCACACTGAAACCCACCCGGAAAGTATCCCGCCGCCACGAATTGCGCGAAGATACCGTTGTCACGCTCTATGCCCGTGCCATTGACATCTACGAGAACCAGCGAAATCTGGTATACGGCGCCATCGGGGGCATTGTGCTCATTGCACTCGTCATCGTGGGCCTGGCGTGGAATTCCAGTGTCCGCAACGAAGCCGCGTTGTCCGAAATGGCTTTTGCCGTGGATCGTTACGAAGACGGTGCGTACCGGGCCGCCCTGGATGGGGACATCACGTTCACCGGTTTGATTGATATTGCCGAGGAGTATGGTGGAACGCCGTCGGGCAACCTGGCCACCTTCTATGCGGCCGATGCCCTGTACCGGGTCGGCGATCATGATCGTGCCCTGGAGTATTTCCGCAAGTACGACAAGAGTGCGGATTACCTCGGCGCATCGGCCCTCGCCGGCGAAGCGGCCATCCTGGAAATGCGGGGCGAACACGAGACCGCCGGCGATCTGTATCTGCGGGCCGCACGCATGTTCGAATCGTCCATCTCCACACCGAATTATCTGATGGATGCCGGTCGTGCCTTCACGGCCGCCGGCGAAACGGACCAGGCCGCGCGGGCCTACCAGGAGATCAAATCCGATTGGCCGGAATCGACGGCCGCCCAGAACATCGACTTCTACCTGGCCGCGGTCGCTGCCGGAAACTGA
- the gap gene encoding type I glyceraldehyde-3-phosphate dehydrogenase — translation MSIRLGINGFGRIGRLVFRSIIERNASEIEVVGVNDLTDARTLAHLLKYDSVHGRFPGTVEAADNALIVNGTKIPVFSERNPADLPWGDLKVDVVVESTGIFRSREKAALHLQAGAKKVVISAPASGQVDATVVLGVNDNVLTGKEEIVSNASCTTNCLAPMVKVLDDALGVKKGLMTTVHAYTSDQNIQDAPHKDLRRARAAAVSIIPTSTGAASAVGLVLPHLAGKLDGFALRVPTPDGSLTDLTVEVGRETTAEEVNELFRKAAAGAMKGIIEYSDEPLVSTDIIHNPHSNIFDSDSTMVMGNLVKVVGWYDNEWGYSCRTVDMVVRLMEKAG, via the coding sequence ATGTCCATTCGCCTCGGCATAAACGGTTTCGGTCGCATTGGCCGCCTCGTTTTCCGCTCCATCATCGAACGCAACGCATCGGAAATCGAAGTCGTCGGCGTGAACGATCTGACCGACGCACGCACGCTTGCGCATCTCCTGAAATACGATTCCGTGCACGGTCGTTTTCCCGGTACCGTGGAAGCTGCGGACAATGCCCTCATCGTCAACGGAACGAAAATTCCCGTTTTCAGCGAGCGCAATCCGGCCGACCTCCCCTGGGGCGACCTGAAGGTGGATGTCGTGGTGGAGTCCACGGGCATATTCCGCTCCCGCGAGAAGGCCGCCCTACATCTGCAGGCCGGTGCGAAAAAGGTCGTCATCTCGGCTCCCGCATCGGGCCAGGTGGATGCCACGGTCGTGCTGGGCGTGAACGACAACGTCCTGACCGGCAAAGAAGAAATCGTGTCCAATGCCTCCTGCACCACCAACTGCCTGGCCCCCATGGTCAAGGTCCTGGATGATGCACTTGGCGTCAAGAAAGGCCTGATGACCACCGTGCACGCGTACACGTCGGACCAGAACATCCAGGATGCGCCGCACAAGGACCTCCGTCGCGCCCGTGCAGCCGCCGTATCCATCATACCGACCTCGACCGGAGCGGCGTCCGCTGTGGGTCTGGTACTGCCCCATCTCGCCGGCAAACTCGACGGATTTGCCCTGCGTGTGCCCACGCCGGACGGCTCGCTCACCGATCTCACGGTGGAAGTCGGCCGCGAAACCACCGCCGAAGAAGTGAACGAACTGTTCCGCAAGGCAGCGGCCGGTGCCATGAAGGGCATCATCGAGTACTCCGACGAACCCTTGGTATCCACGGATATCATCCACAATCCGCACTCGAATATTTTCGACTCCGATTCCACCATGGTCATGGGCAACCTTGTCAAGGTGGTCGGGTGGTATGACAACGAGTGGGGCTACTCCTGCCGCACCGTCGACATGGTGGTTCGCCTCATGGAGAAGGCCGGATGA
- a CDS encoding sigma-54 dependent transcriptional regulator: MAVPSILVVDDEAAIRRSLREILEYEDYSVDEAEDGEQALEKLRSGTYDVVLLDVKMPKRDGMEVLTEMGRMQCEAPVVMISGHGTIETAVEATKLGAFDFVEKPPDLNRLLVTLRNAMDRGQLVAENTRMRQTIVERHEGDVTPILGESAAIRQITETIDRVGPTEARVLITGEPGTGKELVAKWVHRKSHRTDGPIVEVNCAAIPGELIESELFGHEKGSFTGATKQRIGKFEQAHNGTLFLDEIGDMSLSAQAKVLRALQENQITRVGGDRSIPVDVRVIAATNKNLLEQIERGQFREDLYHRLSVILIHVPPLRERREDIPIITNHIADRIARRNGLEPRPFSDEALTALKAFEWRGNVRELHNVVERLTIMSTGDRIGHLDVERYVAPGGASVNPIVGLMDKFDQFQDFRDRAEKMFIEHKLEQFDWNISRTAEAIGIQRSHLYNKMGKYDIQRNDE; encoded by the coding sequence ATGGCCGTTCCCAGCATCCTCGTCGTCGACGACGAAGCGGCCATCCGCCGCTCGTTGCGGGAAATCCTCGAGTACGAGGATTACTCGGTGGATGAGGCAGAGGACGGCGAGCAGGCGCTCGAGAAGCTGCGGTCCGGGACGTACGATGTGGTCCTGCTGGATGTCAAGATGCCCAAGCGGGACGGCATGGAGGTGCTCACGGAGATGGGCCGCATGCAGTGCGAGGCACCGGTCGTCATGATTTCCGGGCACGGGACCATCGAGACGGCAGTCGAAGCCACCAAGTTGGGTGCGTTCGATTTCGTCGAGAAACCGCCGGACCTGAACCGACTGCTGGTTACGCTGCGCAATGCCATGGACCGGGGGCAACTGGTTGCCGAGAACACCCGGATGCGCCAGACCATCGTGGAGCGGCACGAGGGGGATGTGACGCCCATTCTGGGAGAAAGTGCGGCCATCCGGCAGATCACGGAGACCATTGACCGGGTGGGCCCCACCGAAGCGCGGGTGCTGATAACGGGCGAGCCCGGGACCGGAAAGGAACTCGTCGCGAAATGGGTGCACCGGAAGTCCCACCGGACGGACGGACCCATTGTCGAAGTGAATTGCGCGGCCATTCCGGGTGAACTGATTGAGAGTGAGCTGTTCGGCCATGAGAAGGGCAGTTTCACCGGGGCCACGAAGCAACGGATTGGCAAATTCGAGCAGGCGCACAACGGAACGCTTTTCCTGGACGAAATCGGGGACATGAGTCTGTCCGCCCAGGCGAAGGTGCTTCGGGCCCTTCAGGAAAACCAGATCACGCGGGTGGGAGGGGACCGCTCCATCCCGGTGGATGTCCGGGTGATCGCGGCGACCAACAAGAACCTGTTGGAACAGATAGAACGGGGGCAGTTCCGGGAGGACCTGTACCACCGGCTGTCCGTCATTCTCATCCATGTCCCGCCGCTCAGGGAGCGCCGGGAGGACATTCCCATCATCACGAACCATATAGCCGACCGGATTGCCCGGCGGAATGGCCTCGAGCCTAGACCGTTCTCGGACGAGGCATTGACCGCGCTGAAGGCGTTTGAATGGCGCGGCAACGTTCGCGAACTGCACAATGTGGTCGAGCGGTTGACCATCATGAGCACCGGAGACCGGATTGGACACCTGGACGTGGAACGGTACGTGGCGCCGGGAGGGGCATCGGTCAATCCCATCGTCGGACTCATGGACAAGTTCGATCAGTTCCAGGACTTCCGGGACCGTGCCGAGAAGATGTTCATCGAGCACAAACTGGAGCAATTCGACTGGAATATCAGCCGGACGGCCGAAGCCATCGGCATCCAGCGGTCCCACCTGTACAACAAGATGGGCAAGTACGATATCCAGCGAAACGATGAGTAG
- a CDS encoding ABC transporter ATP-binding protein, translated as MSSDGAEPLVRVRALVKSYPAISGGRIEVLRNVNLSVRRGEVVAIVGESGSGKSTLLHVLGALDRPDSGDVLFQGKDIFTGSDDALSLFRNRRLGFVFQFHHLLPEFSALENVFMPALIAGTPMDRARVRAAELLTVVGLSDRSAHRPAELSGGEKQRVAIARALMNDPDLVLADEPTGNLDEQTAHALHEELLRLSRDMGQTFILVTHNPAFAAMADRTLTLDRGILLETPPVLPQPS; from the coding sequence ATGAGTAGCGACGGAGCCGAACCCCTGGTCCGGGTGCGTGCACTCGTGAAGTCGTATCCGGCCATTTCCGGTGGCCGCATTGAAGTGCTCAGGAATGTGAACCTGTCGGTTCGCCGGGGCGAAGTCGTGGCCATCGTCGGGGAGAGCGGCTCCGGGAAAAGCACCTTGTTGCACGTCCTGGGAGCGCTGGATCGCCCGGATTCGGGGGATGTGCTGTTCCAGGGAAAGGATATTTTCACCGGCTCCGACGACGCCCTTTCCCTTTTCCGGAATCGCCGACTGGGGTTCGTTTTCCAGTTCCATCACTTGCTGCCCGAGTTCTCGGCACTGGAGAATGTGTTCATGCCGGCCCTGATTGCCGGAACGCCCATGGACCGGGCACGTGTGCGCGCCGCGGAACTGCTGACGGTCGTGGGATTGTCCGACCGGTCCGCCCACCGACCGGCCGAGCTGTCGGGAGGGGAGAAGCAGCGGGTGGCGATTGCCCGGGCGCTGATGAACGATCCCGATCTGGTGCTGGCCGACGAACCGACGGGCAATCTGGACGAACAGACGGCCCATGCCCTGCACGAGGAATTGCTGAGGTTGAGCCGGGACATGGGCCAGACGTTCATCCTGGTCACGCACAACCCGGCGTTCGCCGCCATGGCGGACCGTACCCTGACCCTGGATCGCGGCATCCTGCTCGAAACCCCTCCCGTTCTTCCACAGCCTTCGTGA